One window from the genome of Methylophaga thalassica encodes:
- a CDS encoding NADH-quinone oxidoreductase subunit D, giving the protein MAEIKNFTLNFGPQHPAAHGVLRLILEMDGEVIVRADPHVGLLHRGTEKLAESKPFNQSIGYMDRLDYVSMMCNEHAYVMAIEKLIGIDVPIRAQYIRVMFDEITRVLNHLMWLGAHGLDIGAMTVFLYCFREREDLMDCYEAVSGARMHATYYRPGGVYRDLPDKMPQYQTSKWHNEKEIKKKNQNREGSLLDFIEDFTQRFPHCVDEYETLLTDNRIWKQRTVGIGVVSPDRALQLGFSGPMLRGSGIEWDLRRKQPYEVYDQLDFDIPIGKEGDCYDRYLVRVAEMRESNRIIKQCVDWLKANPGPVIVDDTKVAPPKRSTMKNDMEALIHHFKLFTEGYCVPEGEVYSAIEHPKGEFGIYMISDGANKPYRVKIRAPGFPHLAAMDEMAKGHMLADVVAIIGTMDIVFGEIDR; this is encoded by the coding sequence ATGGCTGAGATAAAAAATTTCACACTGAACTTTGGTCCACAACATCCGGCTGCGCATGGTGTGCTTCGCCTTATTCTGGAAATGGATGGCGAAGTCATTGTCAGAGCGGATCCGCATGTTGGTCTGTTGCATCGGGGTACCGAAAAACTGGCTGAATCCAAGCCGTTTAATCAAAGCATCGGTTATATGGACCGTCTCGATTATGTATCGATGATGTGTAACGAACATGCCTATGTGATGGCTATCGAAAAACTGATTGGTATCGATGTGCCCATCAGAGCGCAATACATCCGCGTCATGTTTGATGAGATTACCCGGGTGTTAAATCATTTGATGTGGCTGGGAGCGCATGGCCTTGATATTGGTGCGATGACCGTTTTTCTTTATTGTTTTCGTGAACGTGAAGATTTGATGGATTGTTACGAGGCGGTATCTGGGGCAAGAATGCATGCCACCTATTACCGTCCCGGCGGCGTTTACCGCGATTTACCCGATAAGATGCCTCAATATCAAACATCTAAATGGCACAACGAAAAAGAGATAAAGAAAAAGAATCAAAACCGAGAAGGCAGTCTGCTGGACTTTATTGAAGACTTCACACAACGATTTCCTCATTGTGTCGACGAATACGAGACGTTATTAACCGACAACCGTATCTGGAAACAACGCACTGTCGGTATTGGCGTGGTCAGTCCGGATCGAGCCTTGCAACTTGGTTTTTCAGGGCCAATGTTACGAGGTTCAGGTATTGAATGGGATTTACGCCGTAAACAGCCTTATGAAGTTTACGACCAATTGGACTTTGACATTCCGATAGGTAAGGAGGGCGACTGTTACGATCGTTATTTAGTCCGCGTAGCCGAGATGCGTGAGTCTAACCGCATTATCAAACAATGTGTGGATTGGCTTAAAGCGAATCCGGGGCCTGTGATCGTTGACGATACTAAAGTCGCTCCACCCAAACGCAGTACGATGAAAAATGATATGGAAGCCTTGATCCATCATTTCAAATTATTTACTGAAGGTTATTGTGTCCCTGAAGGTGAAGTCTACAGTGCGATTGAACATCCCAAAGGCGAGTTTGGTATTTATATGATTTCGGATGGGGCCAATAAGCCTTATCGTGTAAAAATTCGCGCGCCAGGGTTCCCGCATCTGGCAGCTATGGATGAAATGGCAAAAGGGCATATGCTGGCGGATGTGGTTGCCATTATCGGTACGATGGATATTGTGTTTGGTGAGATTGACCGATGA